CAAAGCTGATTGAGAGGCCATACACAGCATCCGAGATAGCCAAGCTTACCGGCTACTCCAAAACAACAGTCAGCTACCATCTCAGCAAGCTGAATGAGGCTGGATTGGTGGAGAGGCTTGAGAGGGGAAAGTGGGTTTACTACAGGATTACTCCCAAAGGAGAGAGGAGGGTGAAGGTCGAGGCAGCAATTTCACTCGTTTCTCTTGCTGGAGCTGTGATTTCTGCCGTTGCCTTTGCAATGCTGAGATTGCAGGGGAAAGCGGTGGAAAAGTTTGCTGTTGCGGGGGAAAAGGAGGTGGTCCCGACCAGCATTCCGAAACGCGCTCCTGTGACAATTCAGGAAGTTGGGGGCGGTATGGACTGGCAGCTTTTGCTCCTTGCAGCAGCCTTCGCCTTCCTGCTTATCTTCATCTTCATGAGATTCAGAAAATAGTTATAATATTTTATGCCACTAAGATTATGGGAAGACACCTGACTGTCTTCATCATCGCCCTCGCAGCAGTCTTTGCTGC
The nucleotide sequence above comes from Archaeoglobus fulgidus DSM 4304. Encoded proteins:
- a CDS encoding winged helix-turn-helix domain-containing protein, encoding MIELFTSTRVQILSKLIERPYTASEIAKLTGYSKTTVSYHLSKLNEAGLVERLERGKWVYYRITPKGERRVKVEAAISLVSLAGAVISAVAFAMLRLQGKAVEKFAVAGEKEVVPTSIPKRAPVTIQEVGGGMDWQLLLLAAAFAFLLIFIFMRFRK